A segment of the Labrus bergylta chromosome 11, fLabBer1.1, whole genome shotgun sequence genome:
TCTTGTTAAAGCGGAGGAGAGCAGCCTGGTTAATCATCGCAGGAAAACTCTTCAATTAATAAAGGCTCCAGAGTCGTAATTCTACAGCtgacaattaatttaattattaatgaAAATGTCAGTTCGATTTTTAATCGAGGAGGGTCAGTCGGTCTGGAAATGTGGTTCTGCCTGAATCTTTCAACAGCTCTTGAATGGATTGTAATTGCTCTTGATTTAGGCATAATGTTTTACTGAGGATGAATAACTTGGGTGAAATACTGCTTTGTTGTTTAGTGCCCTTATTAACAGGCCATTTCTTTCATTTGTCCAATGCTATGACCTATGACCCCCACCTGAAAGCTGATGACATTCCCATCAGCGTCCGCTTTACTTTCTGTttagtgctaaaaaaaaagatgctgaagttaGCGTTTGGCTCAAAGCATGGAAGTTGCTTAGTACAGCCTTACAGAGCTGCAAGCATGACCACGTAGCCCAATTAGTCCTGCTGATTCATTGATTGGTCTGTCGATAACACGCCAGAAAATGGTTCAAAAactaacaaacataaaaaaacaaaagcaaaatgaacAATTAGGTTTATTGACTTGTTTTGTGTATCCAAAAGTGCTGGAACCTGAACATTTTCCATATTTTGTCTTGGTAAATTAGGTCCAAATGGCTAAATCTACAAATTCTCTACAACTGTCAGACTCCCTTTGTATGAGTAGTTTGTGCCACATTAATGCCAGACACGAACGCAGACGCAGCAGACATGTTTTCTGGAACAGTTTTGTTtgagtgacaaaaacaaaccaaaacgtCGCACGCCTGCTTCCATGGCAGTGAAAACAATGACTTAACAGAGGAACAGACTGAAATAACCCTTCTGTCTGTCCTTTGGTTCCCcagacttcctgtttgacaaATCTAAATCCCTGTTGATGCCGGGCTTTCCGCCCTGTTTcgctctgtttctgtctcactctttttctttcatccgTTCTCTCTTTCTGGCTGAGCCCAGGTCCACTCCTCGGGTCACTGGGTATCAGCCCAATCTATTTTTTTCCCGCCTGCAGACAGCAATAAGCACAGCCACTgcgaggtggaggaggagagtgaggaaaggagctggagaaggagacAGGAAGGACACAGAGGGGTGGACAGAAAGCAGAAATAGGGGAGAGGTGAAACGAGCCTGAAATGGGAAGTTAAGGGGGAGAGCACTGGAAATAAAACCCCCGGTCACCAGAGAGGTTATAAACGGGGCACGTGTGAGTTCATCCTTAGAGAGAGTGAAGAGTGAAGGAGAGAGATAGACCAGAACCATGATGAAAATAAAGTGCCCATGGTGCACCGGCTACGATTCACTGCTCCCTGGCTCCAAACACCCGTGTGGTgaagttggggggggggggggcttttgaGGGAACTGTATGTTGAGCAAAAATAGCAGCCTGGTTGAATGAGCACATTAAAGTGTTGCAAGAGTGGTCTGCACTTTAGGTGATCAATCAACCCAGAGGAAGAGACGTCCACTTTATAACCATCAGTGGCCGGAAACGTAAGCAATGAAGAGCAAGCTAGCATTTAAAAAGCATTACACAGAGTCTAGTCCATATTTAAAATGCGTGGCTTTCTCCTCTCAAAcatacctgctgctgctgctgctgctgctgctgctgctgctgctgctgctgctgctgctatctCGTTAGCTTTATGCAATGCCTACATGGCAGATGAGACAGCGTAGTCCATCATCATCGCAGCAACCTGGCAGGCGTGTGACGATGAAGGaatacagattgtttttttttttttgttggaagtAAAGGAGAACAGGGAGCTGTCAGAGGATATTTACCCATCACCTTGGACATGTCTGGTGATTTGACACCATTTAAACAATGACTGTCAAGAGACACTATAACACAGACAGAATATTCCCCTGGAAAACGAGCTCTTCATCCCGGAGTCGTCCTCGTATGGAtgcaatttttattttgttgtacCTCTTGAAAACGAGTGCTGAGAGGGGAGTGGAAGCACACATTCTGGGACTGGGCGGGATCCAGCTGGCAGGGACTCACAAAGCCGACACAAGGACAAAGCTCCTGGCTATGCTGGTATGGCTCTCAAACAGGACAACACACTCCGCTGCCAAATAGCCCTTGGCGGCAGTATGGAAGCCACAATGGCAGCCCATCTGTAATTTATTTACATGTCTTTATATTCATTGCTCCTGCTCATGCCCTTGACATACACTCTGAGCTGCAGAGGTGGTGCACAGAGATGCGGTCAATTTTGTGGCCTCAACACATGACCGGGATACTGTGTagcatgttgtttgtgttacagGTTCCCTCTCAGTGAACAAGACAGCCACTCAAGAGAGTGATACACGTAAACGTGAAGCAAACTTAAGTGAAATAGGCCCAGATGTTAAGGTATTTCATGTCTTCTCTGCAGCTTCATAGTGTTCATTTCCTGACACTCTACACCAGTGTGGGCAAGCGAGGCGCTGTCACAGAGGCGTAAACAAAGCCAATCAGCCACAAAAAACTAAATGGAGAACTTTTCCCAGAAGGCAACACTGCCAATTATTTGGTAGTTCAGATCAACTGCAGCTTCAGTAGAGGCTGGCGTGGGAAGTGTTCAACCACCGCCGGCCAACAAGCCTGCACAAAGTGAGGGCTATACCCAGTGTGTCGCAATGTTTCCCCCACAAACACGTCCTTTATTCTAACAAACCGGCCCTGGATGGTTTAATGTTACTTATGACAAAATTCTGTTTCCACTTTCACTATCTTTGAAGCCATTACTTACATTCTGCATTAAAGGGAAACGACGCAGAGCTTTGCATCTATTCAAAAGGCTCGTGTGTCAAATAAATGACAAGTTTGTCATCTCACTCTGAGGAGCGTCAGACagcgtttgaaaaaaaaaaaaaacacaacttctgaTCTCATTTCATCAAAAGACTCTCAGGACTCAGGGGTGATATTTAATGTAAAAGTCTCCAATCAATAATACATGATTTTAGAGAATTCCATAGTGATGGCTTAAATATGTCTCCCAAAACACTAAAGAGTCTTTGTACTCCTCCAAATAATGTCTCTATAGAAACCGGACTGCGCACAACCTTCCCTTATGGCAAAGAAATATGCTGCGTTGAGCTGTTTCAcgcctttttcttttcttacatcCCATGGGGACACATAGGTCCGCTCCTCCTCTGATACAGCAGCAGCCCACATGAAGTCCTCTGCTTGTACCCTACATTATGTTCCAGCAAACTCTCTGAAAAAGGACAAGAGCAGCCCTTCATGCATCATATCGTTTGTCTTGCCTTCAAGGACACAGCAGTTCACCATCTCAATAAAAAACAGCCCATATCCTCTACAGCCCTGAGAAGCTATGTGTCTTGACATTTTTATCAAGGGATAAAATGATTTCAATTCAGCTGACATTCTCTGCAGGTCAAGGCAATATTTTTGAGGCAGGTTAGGGAACTATTCTCCTCCGCTGCCTCTCCTAATGTTACTGCTGGTgttattttggcttcaattGTTGAAAATCTATATTTgtaatctttgtgtttttggatgaCAGCAGCTTTATTTGATTCACAACAAGGTATTGTTTTCAGGGAAATAAACTGGGTCTATTTCAATCCTGGTTAATAATGCCCAGCCCCAAATCCAAAGGTAAGGCCCCTCaggaaggagaaacagagggtATGGGTTGACATGGTCACATATGGATACAAGGCACTATACCTTATGGCATATTTATGAAGCTTATGGGACATGGAAAAGATGTTCTTTCACTCAAAAATTGCCTAAACATTCTGCTGACATTGTGATTGTTGTTTGCAAAGATGGAGGATTATTTCCATCAGAAGCCATCAAACAGTCTTAGTTTGCAAAACATTCTCAGAAATGTCTTCTTCATCTACAATTCGTATGTTTGGAGTGAAATCTGGGGGGGCTAGAGGATCCTTATACGACCCTCACTTACAGAAACAGGGTACTCTGACCTCTGCAGGAGCGTGCAAAAGTGAAGGGCCAAAGAGGTACAGTCAGCAACCTAAAAAGACATCCTCAAAGTTCACAGTCTACAATTATAATCAAAGTCAATGAGAGCTGGCAAAAAATATCCAGCAAAGAGACAAAATAATCAAACACCATGACCTTTAAtagtaaatatataaaacaagaACGTCAGACTGGATTCACAACCTACAAAAACTATCTGTAGTGCATTAGAACCtgctttttaaatcatgaaaaagGCAATTAGACACCAACTTCCTGGGGCACAGGTCACTTCCTACTATGGTATTGGTAATGGACAAGTACAGTCACCCAGTCAGGGGGGCTGTCAAATTCTTCTTTGGCTATCACAAGGTAATCAAATAGAAAAATGCCATGTGCAGAGAGCAAATTTGTCAAAAACGGGTCTTGAAAAAGCataaattaaaggcttttaaaagtGCTGAAGGGGAAATCCATACAAGAAGAAGTGTAAATAGAGGTCTTAAATCCCTTCTGTTGCAAACAAACGTTAAAAAGCTTTCCTCCCGCTGTGTGCAGCTCTGCTTGGGGCACCCATAGACAAGGCAAGGCTCTGCAGGGGGGGTCAAAATCCCTAACAACCAAATCCAAGTGAAGAATCTTTGAATGTCTGAACCTCCCCTCAGTGCCACAGACGTACTGAGTCTGCACCGCTGCAtaactaaaacaaaaactacagtGAAGGCAGTGGTTTAATGTAAGCAGCACAGAGTTCTCAAGCCTTTGATTTATGAGCCAGAAAAGCCTCATattctcacactcacactcatacTGACTCTCTGGGCCTCTGCCATTACCAATTAAGCAGCGCTGGACTTAAAAACAGCATTAAATTaggtaaacaacaacacatgcaaCATTAGGTTTAGTTATTCTTTTAGTCTGGCTGCAGCTAATAAGATAAGACTCTGATAAATCCGTAAAGCTTTAATCTATTTGATTGGATCGAGATAAATTACAGGGTGATGTAAAGTGGATGTTTCACTTGTGGCAGCCTGGAGGCCCCGTCCTCTCCGAGACACTCCTCATTAGTGTCCGACAATAGGAGCCGAGGAGACACAAAAGGAAGAAGACACTGTAGCATCAGACAGTCAACCGTGTGGCTTTTGTTGGATTCGCATGCGTTGCCTGCCTGACTGCTCGCCTCATTTACTCCCTCTCTCAGGTCCTGCTAATCGCTGAGATTTGATCATATCGCTCAGCACACATTCCCCTTTTCTCCCTGTGGGTCTTTATTTCTCAGCGAGGTTCTCAGTTAATAAGAAGGGAATGCAGAATGTTTCAATCATCaggtatttttttcccctccctctaAACTTACCCCCCGCGCGCCTCAACATTTCCACTCCCTCTGTAAAGTGATCGGAGACAAAACATGGAGCAGCCCACCGAGCTTTTCAATTGTGTCACATCCAATTATGCCTTCAGAGACGTCTCTGCCCTTTCGGCTCCCAtgcattcataaaaaaagaacCAAGCAGTGCCCCGTGTATTGAACCCCACCTTCTTTTGCTCCTGCTCCATCTAAATTCATGCGTGTCTGGATTTGTGAGTCTACCAAGGAGAGAAATCAAAAGAAAGACGGACGTGGAGTTTTTAATCCTCTCACCAAAAATAGCAACGAGCTGTAATTCTGCATGTGTGGGGTTGCTGTGAGCTTTAAAGGAGCTCTCCTTACATAAAAGTGCACATTCCTGAATAAACTAGCCAGccttcaccttcatcatcctccATATTATACATCATTAATACTGATGTTCCTAAGTAGCTAAGCCTTTTAGAAGTAGGACATGGTGCAATGTGGTGGTCCTCTGCAGATTTATCCCTCTGAAAGACCTGCCAGCTCTGTCAAATCTGCCTGCAACCTGCTTTTCTGTCACATCACTTCTTTAAAGCCGAGCTGAAGTGATGGGGATTGTAAATAGCATGGCTGGTGAGCCACAGTATGTGAGAGAACCTCTTTGGAGCTAATGAGAGGGCTGGAGTGCTGCAGCTTCTTAAACTAGGGCAGAGAAACTTGCAGCTTCAATGGAAGCCTTCCCTCAGACCTCACGTCCCGGGAGAACAGATGTGCAAAACCAACCGTGCACACAAACCAAACTAGTGTCGCGTTGAGCTCTGTCCACTCACtgtaatcaaacaaacaaacaaacaaactaacacAAAGTCTTTTATTGACAGAGCTGAAGTGTGGGcagaacttttttgaaaagagAAACAGCAAGGGATTTTTTTCAGCTTCAAGGGGCGCATTCTGGACCATACTCAAAGCACTGAAGAATCATTCTGATGTTGTTTGGGAATGCTTGTAACCCATACGATGCTCTATTTTCCATCATTTCATGAATcaaactgcaacaacaaaaagatatGATTTGACTCCAAAAGTTTTCTGCACATAAGAGAAAGAGGGATACAGGAAGTTGTtgtgaaagtattttttttgtgtgtgagtgttttcaaCAATAGACGGTATAAATATAGGACAAAGTGGCTCTGCATCCACCCACAAAAAAGAAGCCAATAACTATCATTACAAAACCGGGTTTGAGTATGTGTATGAcgtgtattttgattttatagtttgaccaaTGTCCCCTTTGGCAACATGAAGGAGGCTGGGTTTATGACCTaaactgcagccagtcagtagagGGAGTGctaagtattttggcttcaccaCCTGCGAGCAGTTCTGCTGTCCATATAGTCTATGGTCACAACTTAGCCACAACATTTGAGACTCATccaaccgtttttttttttttttaaatgggatcATGAACTatacacagaacaacacacacacacgcgcacacacacacacacacacacacacacacacacacaccagaccgACAGACTCAGTAAGAAGTCAAATATTGAGAAGGACATGTAGTTCCATAATTCCTTTCCAAACTGCAgtcatgaataaatatttataaacaGACCCAACATCATTTTGCAACATGACCAACATCACGGTGGGAGACTTTCCATGTCTAGTAGTGCCAAGTATCTGAGGAAACAACAGCTTTTCTGGGCTAACAGCGGGTCTGCTGGCAAAGAAAAGATGGCCAGAGGAGAAAATGTCAGGTTATCATTATTTCTACGCCCAATTGTTTCCTGACAACTGTGATGCTTTATTACACTTTTGTCTGAGCGTTTCAAACAACATTTGGGAGAAGATAAATACTCCTTTGAGGCTATGTACAGGCATAACGGCACACTGTCATGTACGAGTGATCAGGATGGATCCGTGTGTCCTCCAGACATCACCAACATGTCTGTGTGAGTTGCTGTGGTAAtaacttggggggggggggggggggggctcagtaACTAACTGATTGTAACTAGGCCTGCATCATACTGGAAAAACATGTGATGTGCGATAACACTGCACAATATTGCAATAATGGCATGGACTgcgataaataaacaaatagtgAAGAGTGCATTCTGGCTACAACGTACAGTTTTTCATGTTTAACACAATACCTGAGGTTGCAATATCTCCCTCATgtatccaaaataaatccaaaaagtTTCTTTCGCCACTAGATTGGCGTAAATGTATCTGAGGGTGGCTCAAAGCTATCTTTAGCTTCATCTAAATGTCTCCAAATCCTGAACATTATACCTAGGCTAATAAAttgcaataaattcagacttCTTTGATGTGTCAATTGCCAAGGCTCATATAGTGATAACGATAATATCCCAATTAATTGCACCACCCTAATGGCGACTTGGCTTTAAAAAGCAGAAGCATGAGTCATCGAGATCAATCATCCTTCCAATCAAACAACGGTGCAGTCGGGTAGAGGTCCAAAGTATCTCCTTTGCACCAAACATATTCAGCAACATTTGAGGCCCATGGATGATAAGAGTTTGGCTTAGCTACTCCGATGCACTTCCACCACTTTAGATTTGACCTTGTCAATGTATGGCTCAGAGTGAGTTACAGATTTCAGCAGCAAGAGTGATTAACTAACACAAATCTGATTGGAAATGCATTTCgaatcaatttcaaaatctggGTTGGAtccccgtttttttttttctgaacacatCTGTATCTGCAAAAAATGGTCTCTGGTAATTCTCTTGTATAATGTCCTATAGATACTTTGCATGCTTCTTGTATTCCCTCGGaacccaagaaaaaaaaaatcagaaacatgTGATCTGAGAGTTACAAACTTGACGCCCTATGATTGTAACCATAGCCTTTGCACTTATCGCCCTCGTTTCATTAAGATGGGTTATAGTTTGAAAGCTggtgcaaataaaaacatagcATCAGGCAAACATAAACTCACCTCCAACAAACTGGATGCCTCCCGCCACACGCCCGATTGTGCGAGAGATGAGGTCAGAGATGCAGCAGCCCATGAGAGCTGTGAGCGCCACCAGCAGGAGGAGGCCACACCCGACGCCTGTCACCACGGTGCAGATCCTCCACTCCAGACTGGGGATGCCGTGGAAGGAGGCGTAGCGCCCACACTGCTCCAACATCACGGTGGCCTGCCTCTCCTCATCTCTAACAGGGTAGGAGCAGCGACGAAAGGTGCCAAAGGACACAGGCTTGTCCATCTGTGTCCCCAGCAGCCAGTAGGGCATGAAGAAGCCGACGCAGGAGGCAGCAGCACACAGCAGGGACAGCAGGGCCCAGATAACACCCGTACATGTCAGACTGGACGCCATGGTAAACAGTCTGTGAACGCTTCACACAGTCACTGAACTAACAGCACTTTTATGAGCAGTCGCTGTGTGCAGGACGCCTCGCAGTGAGCATTTAACACCAGCAGTCTTCACCTCCTCAGTGACTCTGGGTCCCTGTCAGGAGAGAAACATCCAGTGTGAGCACTGACAGACAAATCATCTGTGGGAACAAGCTGGTGGCTTTAGGCATGAAATAAATCACAGCTCCATAAATTGAAACAGCTTCCCTATAGTCACTATAAAAGCTGATTTCattaaagatgtgaaaaatCCAAGTATTGTTCCTAACATAGTTATTTTTCAGTCAAATACTGAAATACGTCTTCTAATTGATGAAATAAGGATATTGACAAATCTGGACAAGCTTGTAGTTCTTCTAGATGGATTCAAAACATCAATAATTGGCTCCATACATAATGGGCAAACACAACAGCATGGATTATTGTCAAACTCATGCAAATAAGTAATCAAGTCAATTTGATAAGCTGATATTCATCACAGTCATTAATCAAAGGTTGTTGCAAATGCTATGTTGTAGCATCATAGACCATAGGAAgcttaagaagagaaaaagtaaggaaaaaaaatagtaactttaaataaattgtaggctataaaacaacaaaaaaaaacattcggAATAGAAAGTGCAGatgtagttttattttgaaaacattgaTAACTCCAATAACTGAtaaacttttaaatgaaaactggAAACgttaataattaataacctaCATCCGAAAAGGTAGAGATTTATCATAAAAGGTGGTACAACATGTAGCCTATTGCTAGTGTACAATTACTTTCAATTTGAAGAGCGATGACTCTTCTACCAAAGAGCATTAGGACAAGCCTGCAAATAACT
Coding sequences within it:
- the lhfpl6 gene encoding LHFPL tetraspan subfamily member 6 protein translates to MASSLTCTGVIWALLSLLCAAASCVGFFMPYWLLGTQMDKPVSFGTFRRCSYPVRDEERQATVMLEQCGRYASFHGIPSLEWRICTVVTGVGCGLLLLVALTALMGCCISDLISRTIGRVAGGIQFVGGLLIGSGCALYPLGWDSEEVQQTCNNSSDQFQLGSCQIGWAYYCTGAGAAAAMLLCTWLSCFAGKKQKQYPY